The DNA region GCACTGGAAAGCCAGTTGAACGTCACCTTGTTCACGCGGCTTCCGCGCGGTCTCATGCTGACGAGCGAAGGCGAGACGCTGCTGCCAACATTGCGGGAGGCCTTCGACCGTATCGCCGGGGCGTTGGAGCGTTTCGAAGGCGGCCGCCACCGCGAGGTTCTCAGGGTGGGTGCTGTCGGAACCTTTGCCGTCGGCTGGCTGCTGCCGCGCCTGCCTGCCTTCAAAGCGCAAATGCCGTTCGTCGACCTGCGCCTCTCAACAAACAACAACCGCGTGGATGTCGCCGCCGAAGGCCTCGATTATGCGATCCGTTTCGGAACGGGCGCATGGCATGGCGTTGACGCGTTGCGGCTTTTGGATGCACCGCTTTCCGTTCTCTGCATTCCCGAAATCGCCGAGCAACTGAAAGTACCGGCCGATGTGTTCAAGCATACGCTCTTGCGTTCCTACAGGGCCGACGAATGGCCGCAATGGTTTTCTGCGGCAGGCGTGCCGGCAGACGTGCCCCTACCGAGCAG from Rhizobium sullae includes:
- a CDS encoding LysR family transcriptional regulator, with the translated sequence MVRPHLPLNALRAFEASARHLSFTRAAIELCVTQAAVSHQVKALESQLNVTLFTRLPRGLMLTSEGETLLPTLREAFDRIAGALERFEGGRHREVLRVGAVGTFAVGWLLPRLPAFKAQMPFVDLRLSTNNNRVDVAAEGLDYAIRFGTGAWHGVDALRLLDAPLSVLCIPEIAEQLKVPADVFKHTLLRSYRADEWPQWFSAAGVPADVPLPSSIVFDSSLAMMEAALQGAGVALAPPLLFSRHLHAEVIRQPFDIVVTMGSYWLTRLQSRPESAAMVAFRDWLVEVVTAETGLAVADRES